A single region of the Salicibibacter cibi genome encodes:
- a CDS encoding transposase, with amino-acid sequence MLSDGTKIENPRFLLKAEKKLKRSQKKLFRMKKGSNNWRKQLQNVQQLHLKVANQRRDFLHKRSYHLSKTYKYVFVEDLIISHPLKCKNIMMTFSMKEVF; translated from the coding sequence GTGCTATCGGATGGAACCAAAATCGAAAATCCGAGGTTCCTGTTGAAGGCAGAAAAGAAATTGAAACGATCGCAAAAGAAACTTTTCCGCATGAAGAAAGGTTCAAATAACTGGAGGAAACAGCTTCAAAACGTACAGCAGCTGCACCTAAAAGTGGCGAACCAACGGCGTGATTTTCTCCATAAGCGAAGCTATCATCTTTCGAAAACGTATAAATACGTTTTTGTGGAAGACTTGATTATCTCCCATCCGTTAAAATGTAAAAACATTATGATGACGTTTTCTATGAAAGAGGTGTTTTAA